A stretch of the Phycisphaerae bacterium genome encodes the following:
- the arfB gene encoding alternative ribosome rescue aminoacyl-tRNA hydrolase ArfB, which produces MANTNIQIPQNEITFKASRSSGPGGQNVNKLNTKISAEIDIANCSFLTDQQKIISMRKLAGRLTKDNKLIAHSQESRSQKANRDSAVERLTELIENSLKRPKARRPTKPTKTAVEKRLKQKKLKSIVKQQRRGNISFQ; this is translated from the coding sequence ATGGCAAATACCAATATCCAAATACCTCAAAATGAGATTACATTCAAGGCAAGCCGGAGTTCAGGCCCCGGCGGGCAGAATGTAAATAAACTCAATACCAAAATCAGCGCCGAAATCGACATTGCAAATTGCAGCTTTCTAACAGACCAGCAAAAAATAATATCCATGAGAAAGCTTGCCGGCAGGCTGACAAAAGATAATAAGCTGATTGCCCACAGCCAGGAGTCACGTAGCCAAAAGGCTAACCGCGATTCTGCCGTCGAGAGACTGACAGAACTTATTGAAAATTCGCTGAAAAGACCAAAAGCAAGAAGACCGACAAAACCCACAAAAACAGCCGTTGAAAAAAGACTCAAACAGAAAAAATTAAAGAGTATTGTCAAGCAGCAGAGACGGGGGAATATTTCATTTCAGTGA
- a CDS encoding S24 family peptidase, whose product MSLGQIIRKRRHELNITLDEVSAKTGFSKPYLSTIETGKVKNPPGDKLLRGLEEALQFAPGTLRHTANLDRMPADVRQQFEAYESENQRWRKLVRNLVDKKVKGTEINDMLAKNDLQIDDKISKTEPGRLIPIINRVAAGYPVDFDDLQYPAGFADDYVRCPDIDDPQAFGVRVIGDSMEPRFLQGDIVIFSPAVEVRSGDDCFVRLATPHETTFKRVFFEADNIVRLQPRNEKYSPMVVEGSRINGLYRAVIKYERL is encoded by the coding sequence ATGTCTTTAGGCCAGATAATCAGAAAAAGACGGCACGAACTCAATATAACCCTCGACGAAGTCAGCGCGAAAACAGGCTTTTCAAAACCTTATCTTTCAACCATTGAAACAGGCAAGGTAAAAAATCCGCCCGGCGATAAGCTGCTCCGCGGACTCGAAGAAGCTTTACAGTTCGCTCCCGGTACACTTCGGCACACGGCCAATCTTGACAGGATGCCCGCCGATGTGCGTCAGCAGTTCGAGGCTTATGAATCAGAAAACCAGCGGTGGCGAAAATTAGTGCGGAACCTTGTTGACAAAAAAGTTAAAGGCACCGAAATCAACGACATGCTGGCCAAGAATGATTTACAAATCGACGACAAAATTTCAAAAACAGAACCCGGCAGATTGATACCGATTATAAATCGTGTCGCCGCCGGCTACCCTGTCGATTTCGACGACCTTCAGTACCCTGCCGGCTTTGCAGATGATTATGTGCGATGCCCGGACATCGACGACCCGCAGGCCTTCGGAGTAAGAGTTATCGGCGACTCAATGGAGCCGAGATTTTTACAGGGAGATATCGTAATATTTTCGCCGGCAGTTGAAGTAAGAAGCGGCGACGATTGTTTCGTAAGACTGGCAACACCACACGAAACGACATTCAAGCGTGTCTTTTTTGAAGCTGATAATATAGTAAGGCTCCAGCCGCGAAATGAAAAATATTCGCCGATGGTTGTTGAAGGCTCCCGAATCAACGGCCTTTACCGTGCCGTCATTAAATACGAAAGACTTTAG
- a CDS encoding ATP-dependent Clp protease ATP-binding subunit, whose translation MFERFTDRARKVMALANQEAQRFNHEYIGTEHILLGLVKEGSGVGANVLKNLDVDIKKLRLEVEKLVKSGPDMVTMGKLPHTPRAKKVIEFAIEEARSLNHNYIGTEHLLLGLLRETEGVAAQVLMNLGLKLEEVRQEVLNLLGAGVENSMPSLDMKMDPTMAGKGQQKSRTPALDSFGRDLTSLAAEGELDPVIGRKTEIERLIQILCRRTKNNPVLIGEAGVGKTAIVEGLAQRITDKQVPELLRDKRIVSLDLALMVAGTKYRGQFEERIKAVINEVKRAKNVVLFVDELHTLVGAGGAEGAIDASNVLKPALSRGEVQCIGATTFDEYRKYVEKDAALERRFQTIVVEPPNKDETLEILKGLRDRYEAHHRVTFSDEALNQAVELSSRYITGRCLPDKAIDVIDESGACIRLKNMTAPPNLADIEKQIENMQMEKDEAVKNADYEKAASLRDECQKLLDKKAEVQQQWYDKNKESTGVVDTETIAEVVSKMTGVPLTRLEKHEAQRLLELESELHRRVVSQDEAVAAIAKSVRRSRSGLKDPNRPMGSFIFIGPSGVGKTLLARALAEFMFGDEDAMIQIDMSEYMEKHNVSRLVGAPPGYVGYEEGGQLTERIRRRPYAVLLLDEIEKAHSDVYNMLLQIMEEGRLTDSFGRHVDFKNVILIMTSNIGADLIKNQSGFGFGKKTAEANYEKMKDMLQKEVERHFRPEFLNRLDDVIVFHSLTKDDLTTIVEYELNKVFKRLVKQGYRLDISGPTKEFLIEKGYNPEFGARPLRRAIERYIEDSLSENILRGEFKGKNVIKIDVLDENALKFEGLLEERPKPEPVAAAPGADNNTEGT comes from the coding sequence ATGTTCGAACGTTTTACAGATAGAGCAAGAAAAGTAATGGCCCTGGCTAATCAGGAAGCTCAGCGGTTCAACCACGAGTATATCGGAACGGAGCACATTCTGCTCGGCCTCGTAAAGGAAGGTTCCGGCGTCGGCGCCAATGTCCTCAAGAATCTCGATGTCGATATAAAGAAGCTCCGGCTGGAAGTTGAAAAACTCGTCAAGAGCGGCCCCGATATGGTTACTATGGGAAAACTGCCGCATACGCCAAGAGCCAAAAAAGTTATAGAATTCGCAATCGAAGAGGCAAGGTCTCTCAATCATAATTACATCGGCACAGAACATCTGCTTTTAGGTCTTCTTCGCGAGACCGAAGGCGTTGCCGCTCAGGTTTTGATGAACCTCGGCCTAAAGCTCGAAGAAGTTCGTCAGGAAGTTCTTAATCTGCTCGGCGCAGGCGTTGAAAACAGTATGCCTTCGCTCGATATGAAAATGGACCCGACGATGGCGGGCAAAGGACAGCAAAAGAGCCGCACACCCGCTCTCGACAGTTTCGGCAGGGACCTTACATCTCTTGCCGCTGAAGGTGAACTCGACCCGGTCATCGGCAGAAAAACTGAAATCGAAAGACTTATCCAGATACTTTGCAGAAGAACCAAGAATAATCCGGTTCTTATCGGCGAAGCAGGCGTTGGAAAAACCGCAATCGTCGAAGGTCTTGCCCAGCGAATCACCGATAAACAGGTTCCCGAACTGCTCCGCGATAAAAGAATCGTATCATTGGACCTTGCCCTGATGGTGGCGGGCACAAAATACAGGGGCCAGTTCGAGGAAAGAATCAAGGCCGTTATCAATGAAGTCAAACGCGCCAAAAATGTCGTGCTCTTTGTCGATGAGCTTCACACTCTTGTCGGCGCAGGCGGCGCTGAAGGCGCTATCGACGCCTCCAATGTTTTAAAGCCCGCATTGAGCCGCGGAGAAGTGCAGTGCATCGGCGCCACGACATTCGATGAATACAGAAAATATGTCGAAAAAGACGCCGCTCTGGAACGCCGGTTCCAGACTATTGTTGTCGAACCTCCGAACAAGGATGAGACGCTCGAGATTCTCAAAGGTCTGCGCGACCGTTACGAGGCCCATCATCGTGTAACTTTCAGCGATGAGGCGCTCAATCAGGCCGTGGAGCTTTCCAGCAGATACATAACGGGCCGATGTCTGCCGGACAAGGCCATAGATGTTATCGACGAATCCGGCGCCTGTATCAGGCTTAAGAATATGACTGCTCCGCCGAATCTTGCGGATATAGAAAAGCAGATTGAAAATATGCAGATGGAAAAAGACGAAGCCGTCAAGAACGCCGACTATGAAAAAGCCGCGTCTCTTCGCGATGAGTGCCAGAAGCTGCTGGATAAAAAAGCCGAAGTGCAGCAGCAGTGGTACGACAAGAACAAGGAAAGCACCGGTGTCGTCGATACCGAAACTATAGCCGAGGTCGTCAGCAAGATGACCGGCGTGCCGCTTACGCGTCTTGAAAAACACGAGGCGCAAAGACTTCTCGAGCTCGAAAGCGAATTGCACAGGAGAGTTGTCAGCCAGGATGAGGCTGTCGCCGCAATCGCCAAATCCGTCCGCAGAAGCCGCAGCGGCTTAAAAGACCCGAACCGTCCGATGGGCTCGTTCATATTCATCGGCCCCAGCGGCGTTGGAAAAACGCTGCTCGCCAGGGCTCTTGCCGAATTTATGTTCGGCGACGAAGACGCCATGATTCAAATCGATATGAGCGAGTATATGGAAAAACATAACGTCAGCCGTCTCGTCGGCGCACCGCCCGGATATGTCGGATACGAAGAAGGCGGCCAACTGACCGAACGAATCAGACGCAGACCTTATGCCGTTCTGCTGCTGGACGAAATCGAAAAAGCTCATTCGGATGTCTATAATATGCTGCTGCAGATTATGGAAGAAGGCAGACTTACCGACAGCTTCGGCAGACATGTCGATTTCAAAAATGTTATTCTGATTATGACCAGTAATATCGGCGCCGACCTTATCAAGAACCAGTCAGGTTTCGGATTCGGCAAAAAAACCGCTGAAGCAAACTATGAAAAGATGAAAGATATGCTTCAGAAAGAAGTCGAACGGCACTTCAGGCCGGAATTCCTGAACAGGCTCGACGATGTTATCGTTTTCCATTCGCTTACAAAGGACGACTTGACTACGATTGTCGAATATGAACTCAACAAAGTCTTTAAGCGTCTGGTCAAGCAGGGTTATCGACTCGACATCAGCGGCCCGACCAAAGAGTTTCTTATCGAAAAGGGTTACAATCCTGAATTCGGTGCCCGTCCTCTGCGTCGCGCGATAGAAAGGTATATCGAAGACTCATTGAGTGAAAATATACTCAGGGGAGAATTCAAGGGCAAGAACGTCATTAAGATTGATGTGCTCGATGAAAACGCCCTGAAATTCGAAGGTCTCCTCGAAGAAAGACCAAAACCAGAACCTGTTGCCGCCGCACCCGGTGCGGATAATAATACCGAAGGAACGTAA
- the pelA gene encoding pectate lyase encodes MKKNQKSRTAATGHLIRVLFYMLLSVFFCSALLAEPNTISKTAANASAARRPGRLPRNHWDDYSKRPGAWYRSQEGIRIADNILSWQSPQGSWPKNVNTTLQPFTSDRNTIQGTFDNGATTEEIRFLARAFRATKTPRYRQSLLKGIDHIFKAQYPTGGWPQYYPPGKEYPRHITFNDNSMVRLMKLLRDVASSPDFAFVDTHRRKEAQKSFDRGVQCILKCQVIVNGKPTVWCAQHDELDCSPRPARTYELISLSGSESAGILQLLMSLDNPNPEVAGAVSAGAEWFASSKITGIRIIRTRENSVVKQDPNAPPIWARFYEIETNRPIFSGRDGVKKYNLAEIELERRRGYGWYGYWGARVAEDYAAWKEKRPGSTTKN; translated from the coding sequence ATGAAAAAGAACCAAAAAAGCAGAACCGCGGCAACGGGACATTTAATCAGGGTACTTTTTTATATGCTTTTATCTGTATTTTTCTGTTCCGCTTTGCTTGCAGAACCAAACACAATATCTAAAACAGCGGCCAATGCCTCTGCGGCAAGAAGGCCGGGGCGCTTGCCGCGAAACCATTGGGACGATTACAGCAAACGGCCTGGCGCCTGGTATCGAAGCCAGGAAGGAATTCGAATCGCCGACAATATTTTATCATGGCAAAGTCCGCAGGGCAGTTGGCCAAAGAATGTCAATACAACACTTCAGCCGTTCACTTCGGACCGGAATACTATTCAGGGTACTTTCGACAATGGCGCAACGACTGAAGAAATACGATTTCTTGCCAGAGCTTTTCGCGCGACTAAAACCCCGCGATATCGGCAGTCGCTTCTCAAAGGTATTGACCATATCTTCAAAGCGCAATACCCCACAGGCGGCTGGCCGCAGTATTATCCGCCGGGGAAAGAATATCCCCGCCATATCACCTTTAATGATAATTCTATGGTTCGCCTGATGAAGCTTCTTCGTGATGTCGCCTCGTCGCCGGATTTTGCCTTTGTGGATACGCATCGGCGTAAAGAGGCTCAAAAAAGTTTCGACCGCGGCGTTCAGTGTATTCTCAAATGCCAGGTCATAGTGAATGGCAAGCCTACAGTCTGGTGCGCCCAGCATGACGAATTGGATTGCAGCCCGCGTCCTGCACGAACATACGAACTTATCTCGCTGAGCGGTTCGGAAAGTGCCGGCATTCTGCAATTGCTGATGAGTCTTGATAATCCGAATCCTGAAGTGGCCGGTGCCGTCAGTGCCGGCGCCGAGTGGTTTGCGTCTTCTAAAATTACCGGCATCCGCATAATTCGAACCAGAGAAAACAGTGTCGTAAAACAGGACCCCAATGCTCCGCCTATCTGGGCGAGGTTCTATGAAATCGAAACCAACCGTCCGATTTTTTCTGGTCGCGATGGCGTGAAAAAATATAATCTTGCCGAGATTGAACTCGAACGCCGCAGAGGTTATGGCTGGTATGGCTATTGGGGCGCTCGCGTGGCCGAAGATTATGCCGCGTGGAAAGAAAAGCGGCCCGGCTCAACAACTAAAAATTAA
- a CDS encoding carbon starvation protein A, which produces MQALLLMVLCFTAYIIAYHTYGKYLARKIFKLNPDRHVPSKEFSDGMDYIPSKKIVIFGHHFSSIAGTGPIVGPAIGIIWGWLPAVLWVVFGSIFMGAVHDLGTLVLSLRNQGRSISEIAAKYINKRIRFIFFVIIFLVLLIVLAIFGVVIAIVFARFPSSVLAVWLQIPIAMATGWAIYKKNINITLVTVLAVFMMYATIWLGSIFPFSMPKIFEMPPTGSWTLILLVYCFFASTLPVNILLQPRDYINAWQLFIMMALLGVSAVVASFTMNMSLVAPAFNPSPAGAPPLMPFLFITIACGAISGFHSLVASGTTPKQIEKEPDALFVGFGSMLIEGVLAVLVIVCVAAGIGLGYKTANGTLLLGREAWLHHYSSWSGAEGLDANITAVVVGAANIMSALKIPQTLGIAVMGVFIASFAGTTLDTTARLQRYIVSELAVSLRLPKFSNRYTATTFAVATAAILAFATGADGKGAITLWPLFGTVNQLLAALSLLVVTVYLKHKGGAKLLITFIPCLLMLVITVWALVYKLSDFIKAKNYLLTAIGSIVFILSVWMVVETVIILLAPADTSESRR; this is translated from the coding sequence ATGCAGGCGCTACTGCTGATGGTCTTATGTTTTACCGCCTATATCATAGCTTATCACACTTACGGCAAATATCTTGCCCGCAAAATTTTCAAGCTCAACCCCGACAGGCATGTCCCATCGAAAGAGTTTAGCGATGGAATGGATTATATTCCTTCGAAAAAGATAGTCATTTTCGGTCATCATTTTTCTTCAATTGCCGGCACGGGCCCGATTGTCGGCCCAGCTATCGGAATCATCTGGGGCTGGCTGCCAGCCGTTTTATGGGTGGTTTTCGGCAGTATATTTATGGGCGCCGTTCACGACCTCGGCACTTTGGTTCTTTCATTGCGAAACCAGGGCAGGAGTATCTCTGAGATTGCCGCTAAATATATAAATAAAAGAATACGATTTATTTTCTTTGTGATTATATTTCTTGTACTACTTATAGTACTTGCCATCTTCGGAGTCGTTATCGCCATAGTTTTTGCCCGTTTTCCATCGTCGGTTCTCGCTGTCTGGCTCCAGATTCCGATTGCCATGGCAACAGGCTGGGCGATTTACAAGAAAAATATCAACATCACGCTCGTGACTGTTCTGGCCGTATTTATGATGTATGCCACAATCTGGCTCGGCAGTATATTTCCTTTTTCTATGCCGAAAATATTTGAGATGCCGCCGACAGGCTCGTGGACATTAATTTTGCTGGTTTACTGTTTTTTTGCCTCGACTTTGCCGGTAAATATTCTTCTCCAGCCTCGTGATTACATCAACGCCTGGCAGCTTTTTATTATGATGGCTCTTCTCGGCGTCTCTGCCGTAGTTGCGTCATTTACTATGAATATGTCTCTTGTCGCGCCGGCCTTCAATCCATCTCCGGCCGGGGCTCCGCCGCTGATGCCTTTCCTGTTTATCACAATCGCCTGCGGCGCAATCAGCGGTTTTCACTCCCTTGTCGCCAGCGGTACAACTCCCAAGCAGATTGAAAAAGAGCCTGACGCTCTTTTCGTAGGTTTCGGCTCGATGCTTATCGAAGGTGTTCTTGCCGTGCTGGTTATTGTTTGCGTTGCCGCAGGAATTGGCCTCGGCTATAAAACAGCCAATGGCACTTTACTCCTTGGAAGAGAAGCCTGGCTTCACCATTACTCGTCATGGTCCGGTGCCGAAGGACTTGACGCCAATATTACAGCCGTAGTTGTCGGTGCCGCCAATATTATGTCCGCCCTGAAAATACCTCAGACTCTCGGTATCGCCGTGATGGGCGTTTTTATCGCTTCATTTGCCGGCACAACTCTTGACACGACCGCTCGTCTTCAGCGATACATAGTCAGCGAATTGGCCGTCAGTCTCAGGCTCCCGAAATTTTCTAATCGATATACCGCTACCACATTTGCCGTAGCCACTGCCGCTATTTTGGCTTTTGCCACAGGCGCTGACGGCAAAGGTGCCATAACGCTTTGGCCGCTGTTCGGAACTGTTAATCAGCTTCTCGCCGCACTGTCGCTGCTGGTGGTAACCGTATATCTCAAACACAAAGGCGGTGCAAAATTGCTGATTACTTTTATCCCGTGCTTACTGATGCTCGTAATTACTGTCTGGGCACTTGTTTACAAGCTCAGCGATTTCATCAAAGCGAAAAATTATCTGCTGACGGCGATAGGTTCAATAGTATTTATTTTGTCTGTCTGGATGGTAGTGGAAACGGTGATTATTCTCTTGGCTCCGGCCGACACTTCAGAATCGCGCAGGTAA
- the der gene encoding ribosome biogenesis GTPase Der has translation MALPVVAIIGRPNVGKSSLFNAIAGEMISIVEPTAGVTRDRVSAIIERNGRYFELIDTGGYGIVDSDQLKEHIENQIKQAISMANLVVFVVDIRDGLTSLDKEIARLLRKNDLNILLVANKADEANMFPAAADFARLGFGHALCVSATNNMNKQLLVEKITELLNDNTGEKPQDVEMRIAIVGKRNAGKSTLTNAIAGQERVIVSEIPGTTRDAVDVRFEKDGKTFIVIDTAGVRKKSSLANSIEFYSYVRATRSISRADIVFLLIDAAEPISQVDKKLTAFISSEYKACILVVNKWDLAKDTASTDDYVTYLGKTLPQLSYAPIAFITATESKNVQSLLDLATELYKQATTKIPTPRLNDAIEQVTAERLGGRTKSSQFPKIFYATQVAVKPATIILFVNKTELFDENYRRFLVGRLRDNLGFAEVPIRLLVRSRRKESD, from the coding sequence ATGGCATTACCTGTTGTCGCAATTATTGGTCGTCCGAATGTAGGCAAAAGCTCGCTTTTTAACGCAATAGCGGGCGAAATGATAAGTATTGTCGAGCCGACCGCCGGTGTTACAAGAGACCGCGTCAGTGCGATAATCGAAAGAAATGGCCGCTATTTTGAACTTATCGACACCGGCGGCTACGGCATTGTCGATTCCGACCAGCTCAAGGAGCACATTGAAAACCAGATAAAACAGGCAATCAGCATGGCGAACCTTGTTGTTTTTGTGGTTGATATTCGCGACGGCCTGACATCGCTGGACAAGGAGATTGCCCGCTTATTGCGGAAAAATGATTTAAATATTCTTCTCGTGGCGAACAAGGCTGACGAGGCGAATATGTTTCCAGCCGCCGCCGATTTCGCAAGGCTCGGCTTTGGCCACGCTCTTTGCGTCTCGGCTACGAACAACATGAACAAGCAGCTTCTCGTTGAAAAAATAACCGAGCTGCTCAATGACAATACCGGCGAAAAACCGCAGGATGTAGAAATGCGTATCGCGATAGTCGGCAAGCGAAACGCCGGTAAAAGTACGCTCACTAATGCGATTGCCGGTCAGGAACGTGTAATCGTCAGCGAGATTCCCGGCACAACCCGTGATGCGGTGGACGTCCGATTTGAAAAGGACGGCAAAACTTTTATTGTTATCGATACGGCAGGTGTACGCAAAAAAAGCAGTCTTGCCAACAGCATAGAATTTTACAGCTACGTAAGGGCGACAAGATCCATCAGCAGGGCGGACATTGTATTTCTCCTGATTGACGCGGCCGAGCCGATATCGCAGGTCGACAAAAAACTTACCGCTTTTATTTCCTCCGAATACAAGGCCTGTATTCTCGTGGTGAACAAATGGGACCTCGCAAAGGATACGGCCTCGACCGACGATTACGTCACATATCTCGGCAAAACGCTGCCGCAGTTAAGTTATGCCCCAATAGCTTTTATCACCGCTACCGAAAGCAAAAATGTTCAATCGCTGCTCGATTTGGCTACTGAGCTTTACAAGCAGGCGACTACGAAAATTCCAACGCCGCGGCTGAACGATGCGATTGAGCAGGTAACCGCCGAGCGTCTGGGCGGAAGGACGAAATCCTCCCAGTTCCCCAAAATATTCTACGCGACGCAGGTTGCGGTAAAGCCGGCCACGATAATTTTATTTGTCAATAAAACCGAGCTCTTCGATGAAAATTACAGGCGGTTTCTCGTCGGCAGGCTCCGTGATAATCTCGGCTTTGCCGAAGTGCCGATAAGGCTTCTCGTTCGTTCCAGAAGAAAAGAGTCTGATTGA
- a CDS encoding glycosyltransferase: MSISSPDYSIVMPAYNEAAYLGRTLKAAKDAQNHFPDRTGEIIVVDNNSTDQTADIAKSFGATVIFEPVNQISKARNRGAKAAKGKYLIFLDADSILSGQLLGKTLELLDSGKIAGGGTLLDDSGTKIFKIKLLIWFWNFISRFRNLAAGLYLFCLRQTWQDIGGFDETVYIAEELIFSKHLKTWAKKHNMKFCILDIRIQTSWRKYKWFSYKTIVFSLVLGWFFKKNKDKCRLWYERSIVQKPNQ; this comes from the coding sequence ATGAGCATTTCTTCGCCTGATTATTCAATAGTTATGCCCGCTTACAATGAAGCGGCATATTTAGGCAGAACTCTTAAGGCTGCCAAAGATGCGCAAAATCATTTTCCCGACCGCACCGGCGAAATCATAGTCGTCGATAATAATTCGACCGACCAGACCGCCGATATTGCAAAATCTTTCGGTGCAACAGTAATCTTTGAGCCGGTAAACCAGATTTCAAAAGCCAGAAACCGGGGCGCAAAAGCGGCGAAAGGCAAATACCTGATTTTTCTCGATGCCGATTCTATTCTTTCGGGACAACTTTTAGGGAAAACATTGGAACTTCTCGACTCCGGCAAAATAGCAGGCGGAGGCACACTGCTCGATGACTCCGGCACAAAAATTTTTAAAATTAAACTTTTGATTTGGTTCTGGAATTTTATCTCACGTTTTAGAAACCTTGCCGCCGGTTTATATTTATTTTGCCTAAGACAGACCTGGCAGGATATCGGCGGTTTCGACGAAACCGTTTACATCGCCGAGGAACTGATTTTCTCCAAACATCTCAAAACCTGGGCGAAAAAACACAACATGAAATTCTGCATTCTCGACATCCGGATACAGACCTCCTGGCGAAAATATAAATGGTTTAGTTATAAAACAATCGTATTTAGTCTCGTTCTTGGCTGGTTTTTTAAAAAGAATAAAGACAAATGCCGTCTGTGGTACGAAAGGAGCATTGTCCAAAAGCCCAATCAATAG